One genomic segment of Micromonospora sp. WMMC415 includes these proteins:
- the pstA gene encoding phosphate ABC transporter permease PstA, whose translation MTTTVTSHRTRPPAQPPTLRARRLPKYAAPVIALAALLVSAALVYGTGIGGPVLVVVVGALLYLAGLFAAANAVEGRRSARNRAWSALIHSAFVLAVLPLASVVWTLVSKGLERFDANFFLTSMNNIGARDPEGGAYHAIVGTLIQVGIATLITVPLGILCAIYVVEYGRGKFAFAIRFFVDVMTGIPSIVAGLFILAFWVLIVSPYFSSTGRPGFSGFAAALALSVLMLPTVVRSTEEMLRLVPAPLREGAYALGVPKWKTILRIVLPTALPGIVTGVMLAIARAAGETAPVLLVAGGGAAINFNPFENNQSSLALFVYQQAGDASRYAPARAWTAALTLVALVLILTIAAKLLARRNRLSR comes from the coding sequence ATGACCACCACCGTCACCTCGCACCGCACCCGCCCGCCGGCCCAGCCGCCGACGCTGCGCGCCCGCCGGCTGCCGAAGTACGCGGCACCGGTCATCGCACTCGCCGCGCTGCTGGTCTCGGCCGCGCTCGTGTACGGCACCGGCATCGGCGGCCCGGTCCTCGTGGTCGTGGTCGGCGCGCTGCTGTACCTGGCCGGGCTCTTCGCCGCGGCGAACGCCGTCGAGGGTCGCCGGTCGGCCCGCAACCGCGCCTGGAGCGCCCTGATCCACTCGGCGTTCGTGCTGGCGGTGCTGCCGCTGGCCTCGGTGGTCTGGACGCTGGTCAGCAAGGGTCTGGAGCGGTTCGACGCCAACTTCTTCCTCACCTCGATGAACAACATCGGGGCGCGGGACCCGGAGGGCGGCGCGTACCACGCCATCGTCGGCACCCTGATCCAGGTCGGTATCGCCACCCTGATCACCGTGCCGCTCGGCATCCTCTGCGCGATCTACGTGGTCGAGTACGGCCGTGGCAAGTTCGCCTTCGCGATCCGGTTCTTCGTCGACGTCATGACCGGCATCCCGTCCATCGTCGCCGGCCTGTTCATCCTGGCGTTCTGGGTGCTGATCGTCTCGCCGTACTTCAGCTCCACCGGGCGGCCGGGATTCTCCGGCTTCGCCGCCGCGCTGGCACTGAGCGTGCTGATGCTGCCGACCGTGGTCCGCTCCACGGAGGAGATGCTGCGCCTGGTCCCCGCGCCGCTGCGCGAGGGCGCGTACGCCCTGGGCGTACCGAAGTGGAAGACGATCCTGCGGATCGTCCTGCCGACCGCGCTGCCGGGCATCGTCACCGGCGTCATGCTCGCCATCGCCCGCGCGGCCGGCGAGACGGCCCCGGTGCTGCTCGTCGCCGGCGGCGGCGCGGCGATCAACTTCAACCCGTTCGAGAACAACCAGTCGTCGCTGGCCCTCTTCGTCTACCAGCAGGCCGGTGACGCGTCCCGGTACGCGCCGGCACGGGCGTGGACCGCGGCACTCACCCTGGTCGCCCTCGTGCTGATCCTGACGATCGCGGCGAAGTTGCTGGCCCGCCGTAACCGGCTCAGCCGATGA
- the pstC gene encoding phosphate ABC transporter permease subunit PstC: MGDIPPRSANAGTGGTTHGWSAGASARVAEAPLRTPDGPGLGGGGALPRARRFGAERAFRGLTVAAGTAVLVIIAAIAVFLIAKAVPALQANTENFWTFEGWFPNDPEPKFGIGALAFGTVLSSALALLIAVPIALGIALYLSHYAPRRVGTTLGFLIDLLAAVPSVVFGLWGREVFINPVRDFSVWLNEYFSWIPLFGGDGPFGRSILLGALVLAIMVLPIITSLSREVFLQTPTANEEAALALGATRWEMLRTAVLPYGRPGIIAAVMLGLGRALGETIALALTLGITFGISFNLIENGGNTIAANIANAFGEANETGRGALIASGLVLFAITLIVNITARAIIYRRREFTESAA; this comes from the coding sequence ATGGGTGACATCCCTCCCCGCTCGGCCAACGCCGGCACCGGCGGAACCACTCACGGGTGGTCCGCCGGTGCCTCGGCGCGTGTGGCCGAGGCACCACTTCGCACCCCGGACGGGCCGGGGCTGGGTGGCGGCGGCGCCTTGCCGCGTGCCCGCAGGTTCGGCGCCGAGCGGGCCTTCCGCGGTCTCACCGTGGCCGCCGGGACCGCCGTGCTCGTCATCATCGCGGCGATCGCGGTCTTCCTGATCGCCAAGGCCGTGCCGGCCCTGCAGGCGAACACCGAGAACTTCTGGACGTTCGAGGGCTGGTTCCCCAACGACCCCGAGCCGAAGTTCGGCATCGGCGCGCTCGCCTTCGGCACCGTGCTCAGCTCCGCACTCGCACTGCTCATCGCGGTGCCGATCGCCCTGGGCATCGCGCTCTACCTCTCGCACTACGCGCCGCGCCGGGTGGGCACCACCCTCGGCTTCCTGATCGACCTGCTGGCGGCCGTGCCCAGCGTCGTCTTCGGCCTCTGGGGTCGCGAGGTGTTCATCAACCCGGTTCGCGACTTCTCGGTCTGGCTGAACGAATACTTCAGCTGGATCCCGCTCTTCGGGGGCGACGGGCCGTTCGGGCGGTCGATCCTGCTCGGCGCCCTGGTGCTGGCCATCATGGTGTTGCCGATCATCACGTCGCTCTCGCGCGAGGTGTTCCTTCAGACGCCGACGGCCAACGAGGAGGCCGCCCTCGCGCTGGGCGCCACCCGCTGGGAGATGCTGCGCACCGCAGTGCTCCCCTACGGCCGCCCCGGCATCATCGCCGCGGTGATGCTCGGCCTCGGCCGCGCGCTGGGCGAGACGATCGCCCTCGCGTTGACCCTCGGCATCACCTTCGGCATCTCGTTCAACCTGATCGAGAACGGCGGCAACACGATCGCCGCCAACATCGCCAACGCGTTCGGCGAGGCGAACGAGACGGGTCGGGGCGCGCTGATCGCCTCCGGTCTGGTCCTCTTCGCCATCACGCTGATCGTCAACATCACCGCGCGGGCGATCATCTACCGCCGCCGGGAGTTCACGGAGTCGGCCGCATGA
- the pstS gene encoding phosphate ABC transporter substrate-binding protein PstS codes for MKLQRHGTLACLALTATLALSACGSDNNEPANPSASGSSAAADCATGTLNAQGSSAQKNAVSEWIKAYQQKCQGTTINYEPSGSGAGIEAFIAGTADFAGSDSALKEDQQPKADARCATGKAINLPMVIGPVAVAHNVSGVDNLQLKPATLAKIFAGKITKWDDAAIKADNPDAKLPATTIQTVHRSDSSGTTDNFTDFLSKTAEADWTFGKAKEWKAPGGTGAKGSDGVASAVKQADGAIGYMEWSFAENASLGIAKIGNGAGEFAELTAEAAGKTIQGAAVEGQGNDLKMKIDYNTKEAGAYPIVLVTYEIVCEKGHAADKLPLIKGFLGYAASTEGQSELTELGYAPLPDSVRTKVETAVKSLS; via the coding sequence GTGAAGCTCCAGCGGCACGGCACTCTCGCCTGCCTCGCTCTTACCGCGACGCTCGCTCTCAGTGCATGCGGCTCGGACAACAACGAGCCTGCCAACCCGTCGGCCTCCGGGTCGTCCGCCGCGGCCGACTGCGCCACCGGCACGCTGAACGCCCAGGGCTCCTCGGCGCAGAAGAACGCCGTGTCCGAGTGGATCAAGGCGTACCAGCAGAAGTGCCAGGGCACCACGATCAACTACGAGCCCTCCGGCTCCGGCGCCGGGATCGAGGCCTTCATCGCCGGCACCGCCGACTTCGCCGGCTCGGACTCGGCGTTGAAGGAGGACCAGCAGCCCAAGGCCGACGCCCGCTGCGCCACCGGCAAGGCGATCAACCTGCCGATGGTGATCGGCCCGGTCGCCGTCGCCCACAACGTCAGCGGTGTGGACAACCTCCAGCTGAAGCCGGCCACCCTGGCCAAGATCTTCGCTGGCAAGATCACCAAGTGGGACGACGCGGCCATCAAGGCGGACAACCCGGACGCCAAGCTGCCGGCCACCACCATCCAGACCGTGCACCGGTCGGACTCGTCCGGCACCACCGACAACTTCACCGACTTCCTCTCCAAGACCGCCGAGGCCGACTGGACCTTCGGCAAGGCCAAGGAGTGGAAGGCCCCGGGCGGCACCGGCGCCAAGGGCTCGGACGGCGTGGCCAGCGCGGTCAAGCAGGCCGACGGCGCCATCGGCTACATGGAGTGGTCGTTCGCCGAGAACGCCAGCCTGGGCATCGCCAAGATCGGTAACGGCGCCGGCGAGTTCGCCGAGCTGACCGCGGAGGCGGCCGGCAAGACCATCCAGGGCGCCGCGGTCGAGGGCCAGGGCAACGACCTCAAGATGAAGATCGACTACAACACCAAGGAGGCCGGGGCGTACCCGATCGTCCTGGTGACGTACGAGATCGTCTGCGAGAAGGGCCACGCCGCCGACAAGCTCCCGCTGATCAAGGGCTTCCTCGGCTACGCGGCCAGCACCGAGGGCCAGTCGGAGCTGACCGAGCTGGGCTACGCCCCGCTGCCGGACAGCGTCCGCACCAAGGTCGAGACCGCGGTCAAGAGCCTCTCCTGA
- the pstS gene encoding phosphate ABC transporter substrate-binding protein PstS, with translation MGGRRASGSGGRPSTGRRRRWRPAPAAAALAQAGACLALLLAGCAPARPDGPVPEVFCAAGTLDAQGSSAQRNAMERWIRAYQRSCPGSTINYEPSGSGAGIKALVAGMADFAGSESLLDAKEQVQADAQCSGGRVVSLPMVIGPVAVAYRVGGLPELRLSPALLARIFAGGIERWDDPAIRADNPGVQLPPTPVHAVHRADESGTTETFTAFLSEAAPAEWTLGSDREWPASGGVGAEGSERLAEAVQDTDGAIGYLELSYARTEGLAVARIRNASGGFVAPSAQAAVQAVPEPAGDLRVDVDTGTRAAGAYPIVLVTYEFVCDRGLAADEVPLVRGFLGWAASAEGQRLITELGYAALPEPLRRRVAAEVARIS, from the coding sequence GTGGGCGGCCGGCGGGCGAGTGGCTCCGGGGGCCGTCCGTCCACCGGCCGCCGACGCCGGTGGCGCCCGGCCCCGGCCGCAGCGGCCCTGGCCCAGGCCGGGGCGTGCCTCGCGCTGCTGCTCGCCGGGTGCGCGCCGGCCCGGCCGGACGGCCCGGTGCCCGAGGTGTTCTGCGCCGCCGGCACCCTCGACGCCCAGGGCTCCTCCGCGCAGCGCAACGCCATGGAGCGGTGGATCCGCGCGTACCAGCGGTCGTGTCCCGGCTCGACCATCAACTACGAGCCGTCCGGCTCGGGCGCGGGCATCAAGGCACTGGTCGCCGGCATGGCGGACTTCGCCGGCAGCGAGTCGTTGCTCGACGCGAAGGAGCAGGTCCAGGCCGACGCACAGTGTTCGGGCGGTCGGGTGGTCAGCCTGCCGATGGTGATCGGCCCGGTGGCCGTCGCCTACCGGGTCGGCGGCCTACCGGAGCTGCGGCTGAGTCCGGCTCTCCTCGCCCGGATCTTCGCGGGCGGGATCGAGCGGTGGGACGATCCGGCGATCCGCGCGGACAACCCGGGAGTGCAACTGCCCCCGACTCCGGTCCACGCCGTCCACCGGGCGGACGAGTCCGGCACCACGGAGACGTTCACCGCCTTCCTGTCGGAGGCGGCTCCGGCGGAGTGGACGCTCGGCTCCGACCGGGAGTGGCCGGCGTCGGGCGGTGTCGGCGCCGAGGGGTCGGAGCGGCTGGCCGAGGCGGTCCAGGACACCGACGGCGCGATCGGCTACCTGGAGTTGTCGTACGCCCGGACGGAGGGCCTGGCGGTGGCGCGGATCCGCAACGCGTCCGGCGGGTTCGTAGCCCCGTCGGCGCAGGCCGCCGTGCAGGCCGTCCCCGAGCCGGCCGGCGACCTGCGGGTCGACGTCGACACCGGAACGCGGGCCGCCGGGGCGTACCCGATCGTGCTGGTGACGTACGAGTTCGTCTGCGACCGCGGGCTGGCCGCCGACGAGGTGCCGCTGGTGCGTGGCTTCCTGGGGTGGGCGGCCAGCGCGGAGGGGCAGCGGCTCATCACGGAGCTGGGCTACGCGGCGCTGCCGGAGCCGCTGCGCCGACGGGTGGCCGCCGAGGTGGCCCGGATCTCGTGA
- the mshD gene encoding mycothiol synthase: MSSPEPARDRVYRTDRLDPTEIADVLALARAAGDADGADPLDEHVLLRLRDGRAPAAHLTARADDGTITGYAHLDITDPAAGIGVEMVVHPAHRRRGTGRALARGVVTAATGPLRAWAHGDHPSAAALAVDLGFARARVLWQLRRPLTAPVPEPRLPDGVTLRAYRPGADDDAWLALNARAFADHPEQGRWTAADLRVRLDEPWFDPAGFLLAVAEPTGELLGFHWTKVHERPGSAPIGEVYVLGVDPGAHGGGLGKALTAAGLAYLRDRRGLDRVMLYVDESNTAAVALYERLGFARWSAHVNYHLG, encoded by the coding sequence GTGAGCAGCCCCGAACCCGCCCGCGACCGGGTGTACCGGACCGACCGACTCGACCCGACGGAGATCGCCGACGTGCTGGCCCTCGCCCGCGCCGCCGGGGACGCCGACGGCGCGGACCCGCTCGACGAGCACGTCCTGCTCCGGCTCCGGGACGGGCGGGCGCCGGCCGCGCACCTCACGGCCCGCGCCGACGACGGCACCATCACCGGGTACGCACACCTGGACATCACCGACCCGGCGGCGGGCATCGGCGTGGAGATGGTGGTCCATCCCGCCCACCGCCGGCGTGGCACCGGACGTGCCCTGGCCCGCGGCGTGGTGACGGCGGCGACCGGGCCGCTGCGCGCCTGGGCGCACGGCGACCACCCCTCGGCCGCCGCCCTCGCGGTAGATCTGGGCTTCGCGCGGGCCCGGGTGCTGTGGCAACTGCGCCGGCCGCTCACCGCCCCGGTTCCCGAGCCGCGCCTGCCCGACGGGGTGACGCTGCGCGCGTACCGGCCGGGCGCCGACGACGACGCCTGGCTGGCGCTCAACGCGCGGGCCTTCGCCGACCACCCCGAGCAGGGCCGTTGGACCGCCGCCGACCTGCGGGTACGCCTCGACGAGCCGTGGTTCGACCCGGCCGGTTTCCTGCTCGCCGTGGCCGAGCCGACGGGTGAGTTGCTCGGCTTCCACTGGACGAAGGTCCACGAGCGGCCCGGCTCGGCCCCGATCGGCGAGGTGTACGTGCTGGGTGTCGACCCGGGCGCCCACGGCGGCGGGCTCGGCAAGGCGCTGACCGCGGCCGGCCTCGCGTACCTGCGGGACCGGCGCGGCCTGGACCGGGTGATGCTCTACGTCGACGAGTCCAACACCGCGGCGGTGGCCCTGTACGAGCGGCTCGGCTTCGCCCGCTGGTCCGCGCACGTCAACTACCACCTGGGCTGA
- a CDS encoding polysaccharide deacetylase family protein — MRLSPAARSLGIVLLVLTALLGSAYAIARSLVPDGLRSGVTTSATGPHYGDQPPPSGETGTRPSRSGDPAGPRKDTGEPEIVDGIRTYGARSTTGTSTVALTFDDGPDPRYTPQVLAILRDFNVTATFCVVGENASNHPDLIQAIVADGHTLCNHTWNHDVTLGARSPDRIRADLLRTTEAIRAAAPDAPIAYYRQPGGAWTYPVVSVAQELGMIPLHWTVDPADWRVPGAGHIASTVTTGVEPGAVVLLHDAGGDRQGTVDALYRILPDLTSRFQVAALPPDPT, encoded by the coding sequence TCGGCGTACGCGATCGCCCGCAGCCTCGTGCCGGACGGACTGCGATCCGGCGTCACCACCAGCGCCACCGGTCCGCACTACGGCGACCAGCCGCCCCCGTCCGGGGAGACCGGCACCCGCCCGTCGCGGTCGGGTGACCCCGCCGGCCCGCGGAAGGACACCGGCGAACCGGAGATCGTCGACGGCATCCGCACGTACGGCGCCCGCAGCACGACCGGCACGTCCACGGTGGCGCTGACCTTCGACGACGGGCCGGACCCCCGCTACACCCCGCAGGTCCTCGCGATCCTGCGGGACTTCAACGTCACCGCGACGTTCTGCGTGGTCGGCGAGAACGCGAGCAACCACCCCGACCTGATCCAGGCGATCGTGGCCGACGGCCACACGCTGTGCAACCACACCTGGAACCACGACGTCACGCTCGGTGCCCGGTCGCCGGATCGGATCCGGGCCGACCTGCTCCGGACGACCGAGGCGATCCGGGCGGCGGCGCCGGACGCGCCGATCGCCTACTACCGGCAGCCCGGCGGCGCCTGGACGTACCCGGTGGTCTCGGTGGCACAGGAACTCGGCATGATCCCGCTGCACTGGACGGTCGACCCGGCCGACTGGCGCGTGCCCGGCGCGGGCCACATCGCGTCGACGGTGACCACCGGCGTGGAGCCGGGTGCGGTCGTGCTGCTGCACGACGCCGGCGGCGACCGGCAGGGCACAGTGGACGCGCTGTACCGGATCCTGCCGGACCTCACCAGCCGGTTCCAGGTGGCGGCCCTGCCCCCCGACCCGACATGA